From the genome of Papaver somniferum cultivar HN1 chromosome 2, ASM357369v1, whole genome shotgun sequence, one region includes:
- the LOC113354266 gene encoding uncharacterized protein LOC113354266 — protein MGNWKLESITAITKNQSTSKQAKDSMQWITGWRSNPIGWDSDIGSWSAFCPAIVWHIWLACCDKVFKGIQPNPQHVFGRAKQFWLENEQDQRSTRHSPQLASSRTHTNIWKNPDIGTAKINLATNWNISTNIMTFAMVLRNTLGYYREVRTMEIKALNKDVGEVLTAIEAWNGGLQLQVTTINIEAHNNNLIRLMSGLQNSMDWQAKTVWEDKTSNFLNALSSSKLFIYV, from the exons ATGGGAAATTGGAAACTGGAATCAATTACTGCAATAACAAAGAACCAATCTACCTCAAAGCAGGCGAAGGACTCCATG CAATGGATCACCGGTTGGAGATCAAACCCAATTGGATGGGATTCTGATATAGGTTCCTGGAGTGCTTTCTGTCCGGCTATCGTCTGGCATATTTGGTTAGCATGTTGTGATAAAGTTTTTAAGGGAATTCAACCAAATCCTCAGCACGTCTTTGGTAGAGCCAAGCAATTCTGGTTGGAGAATGAGCAAGATCAGCGAAGCACAAGACATAGCCCACAACTAGCCTCGTCTCGAACTCACACAAACATTTGGAAGAATCCGGACATTGGAACTGCAAAAATTAACCTAGCTACCAATTGGAACATTTCTACTAACATAATGACTTTTGCCATGGTACTAAGAAACACTTTGGGTTATTATAGGGAGGTAAGGACCATGGAAATAAAGGCACTGAATAAGGATGTTGGGGAGGTGTTGACAGCAATTGAGGCGTGGAACGGGGGGTTACAACTTCAAGTCACCACGATCAACATTGAAGCTCACAACAACAATCTGATTAGACTCATGTCAGGACTTCAAAACAGCATGGATTGGCAAGCCAAGACAGTCTGGGAGGACAAAACTTCAAATTTTTTGAATGCCTTATCTTCTTCAAAACTATTTATTTATGTTTAA